One genomic segment of Microbacterium sp. ProA8 includes these proteins:
- a CDS encoding ABC transporter permease, producing MISTTPPPATGAPAALSKRTSPATLAVGVLRAPRRRRAGLTLAIALGVVAAMTLAAIFAPFLAPYNPDAVDFAAVNAGPSAAHWLGTDGLGRDTLSRLIYGARTALLGPLLVVIASTVLGILLGLLAGWRGGWIDAALGRVFDVLFAFPSLLIAIMAVALFGKGLVAPVIAMSIAYAPFVARLTRSLVATERNRPYVAAYRVQGFSGPWIALRRVLPNVTPIVGAQSTLNFGYVLAELAALSFLGLGVQPPTADWGAMINEAQAGLIGGHFLPAIVPAVAVVVVVVAVNIIGEEVSDRIGGEIPA from the coding sequence ATGATCTCCACGACCCCTCCGCCCGCGACCGGCGCTCCGGCCGCGCTCTCGAAGCGCACGAGTCCGGCGACGCTCGCCGTCGGTGTGCTGCGAGCGCCGCGCCGGCGGCGCGCCGGCCTCACCCTGGCGATCGCGCTGGGCGTCGTCGCGGCGATGACACTGGCCGCGATCTTCGCGCCGTTCCTCGCCCCGTACAACCCCGACGCCGTCGACTTCGCCGCGGTCAACGCCGGGCCGAGCGCCGCGCACTGGCTCGGCACCGACGGCCTCGGACGCGACACGCTCAGCCGCCTGATCTACGGCGCGCGCACGGCGCTGCTCGGGCCGCTCCTCGTGGTGATCGCGTCGACCGTGCTCGGCATCCTGCTCGGTCTTCTCGCGGGCTGGCGCGGCGGCTGGATCGATGCCGCGCTCGGTCGCGTGTTCGACGTGCTCTTCGCCTTCCCGTCGCTGCTGATCGCCATCATGGCGGTGGCGCTCTTCGGCAAGGGCCTGGTGGCGCCGGTCATCGCCATGAGCATTGCCTACGCGCCGTTCGTGGCACGGCTGACCCGGTCGCTCGTCGCCACGGAGCGGAACCGGCCGTACGTCGCGGCATACCGCGTTCAGGGGTTCTCCGGGCCGTGGATCGCGCTGCGCCGCGTGCTGCCGAACGTCACCCCGATCGTCGGCGCGCAGTCGACGCTGAACTTCGGCTACGTCCTGGCGGAACTGGCGGCGTTGTCGTTCCTCGGCCTCGGCGTGCAGCCGCCGACCGCCGACTGGGGCGCGATGATCAACGAGGCGCAGGCCGGGCTCATCGGCGGGCACTTCCTGCCCGCGATCGTGCCGGCGGTCGCCGTCGTCGTGGTCGTCGTGGCGGTCAACATCATCGGGGAAGAGGTCTCCGACCGCATCGGAGGGGAGATCCCGGCATGA
- a CDS encoding ABC transporter substrate-binding protein, which yields MIPTRRTARRSAVHRPAALAAAGLVGVLVLSACSPGEAEPDATTAPEWELTAQTAAPSGDIDSFTWVSYSEPYSLDYAYAFDYADNQVLANVCESLLRLNPDYTLSPGLAESFEHPSPETWVYTIREGVTFHDGTPLTAADVVTSMSRHLDPEVGSSWYSAYQNVAAIEQTGDRQVTVTMTRPDSQFNLAMGGSAGVVESAATLAQKGADYGNSTGLVNCTGPFELTAWKSGESVTLTRYDDYWDEALRARAGEVEVLFMTDPNARVNALKSGEVDGGWMLPPDAIAQLQGSGKGDVYFGLNTAVGSLIVSDLEGPLGDERVREALLLAMDRQGILDAAAQGYGEVTNALTTESVWVGASEAALDDAFDGLEEYPYDLEAAKKLIDDAGVAGEEIVIATAPLGNDFAVISQGAAAAAQAIGLKATIQTVSPSAYTALFSDPAARDGVDLFYTSWYLSSPDPLEMYGVLRTGEFSNYGGWSDPDFDALVDEAVAIDDPAQRSGITAQAQRIANEQLPWLPLFEGPTTVFLSDRVTGVAPSVAFLYYPWAATIGSR from the coding sequence ATGATCCCCACTCGACGCACCGCCCGTCGATCCGCCGTCCATCGCCCCGCCGCGCTGGCAGCTGCCGGCCTCGTGGGCGTGCTCGTCCTCTCGGCGTGCAGCCCGGGCGAGGCCGAGCCCGATGCGACCACCGCGCCCGAGTGGGAGCTCACCGCGCAGACGGCTGCGCCGTCCGGTGACATCGACTCGTTCACCTGGGTGAGCTATTCCGAGCCGTACTCGCTCGACTACGCCTACGCGTTCGACTACGCCGACAACCAGGTGCTCGCGAACGTGTGCGAGTCGCTGCTGCGCCTCAATCCCGACTACACACTGTCGCCGGGCCTTGCGGAGTCGTTCGAGCATCCGTCGCCCGAGACCTGGGTGTACACGATCCGCGAGGGCGTCACCTTCCACGACGGCACGCCGCTCACCGCCGCCGACGTCGTCACGTCGATGAGCCGCCATCTCGACCCTGAGGTGGGCTCGTCGTGGTACTCGGCGTATCAGAACGTCGCCGCGATCGAGCAGACCGGCGATCGCCAGGTCACCGTGACGATGACGCGGCCCGACTCCCAGTTCAACCTCGCGATGGGCGGCTCGGCCGGCGTCGTCGAGTCTGCCGCGACGCTGGCCCAGAAGGGCGCCGACTACGGCAACTCCACCGGCCTCGTGAACTGCACCGGGCCCTTCGAGCTGACGGCCTGGAAGTCCGGCGAATCGGTCACGCTGACGCGGTACGACGACTACTGGGACGAGGCGCTTCGCGCCCGGGCGGGCGAGGTCGAGGTGCTCTTCATGACCGACCCCAACGCCCGGGTCAATGCTCTGAAGTCCGGCGAAGTGGACGGCGGCTGGATGCTCCCGCCCGACGCGATCGCGCAGCTGCAGGGCTCCGGCAAGGGCGACGTCTACTTCGGGCTCAACACGGCCGTCGGCAGCCTGATCGTGAGCGATCTCGAAGGCCCGCTCGGTGACGAGCGCGTGCGCGAGGCCCTGCTCCTGGCGATGGACCGGCAGGGGATCCTGGATGCCGCTGCCCAGGGCTACGGGGAGGTCACCAACGCGCTCACCACCGAGTCGGTGTGGGTGGGCGCGAGCGAAGCGGCGCTCGACGACGCGTTCGACGGGCTCGAGGAGTACCCGTACGACCTCGAGGCGGCGAAGAAGCTCATCGACGACGCGGGCGTGGCCGGTGAGGAGATCGTCATCGCGACGGCACCCCTCGGCAACGACTTCGCGGTGATCTCGCAGGGCGCGGCGGCGGCCGCGCAGGCGATCGGGCTGAAGGCGACGATCCAGACCGTGAGCCCGAGCGCGTACACCGCCCTGTTCTCGGACCCGGCCGCGCGTGACGGCGTCGACCTCTTCTACACCTCCTGGTACCTCTCGAGTCCCGACCCTCTCGAGATGTACGGCGTGCTGCGAACGGGGGAGTTCAGCAACTACGGCGGCTGGAGCGATCCGGACTTCGATGCGCTCGTCGACGAGGCGGTGGCGATCGACGACCCGGCGCAGCGCAGCGGGATCACGGCTCAGGCTCAGCGCATCGCGAACGAGCAGCTGCCCTGGCTGCCGCTGTTCGAGGGGCCGACGACCGTCTTCCTGAGCGACCGCGTGACCGGCGTCGCACCGTCGGTGGCGTTCCTCTACTACCCGTGGGCGGCGACCATTGGCTCCCGGTGA
- a CDS encoding YqaJ viral recombinase family protein: MNPEHAAARPSALAAHAPDVAARIVADSRDRVAWVRARSRGITATDVASLTSDRAIGRAADAKLLGSGFSGNAYTAHGRAREPEIAGWVAATHGIQPSSALFHAVVEKRHLATPDGIAVDGTGRITLAEIKTTNKAWRSIPRSYLRQVWWQQHVLGAERTLVAWEQHDGFVPVGDEPRCAWVDRDEAEIAKLVRLATALIDELYLRTMRSRQQPERMPQPPTTPREPFRALALAD; encoded by the coding sequence GTGAACCCCGAGCACGCCGCCGCACGCCCTTCGGCGCTCGCGGCGCATGCCCCGGACGTGGCCGCCCGCATCGTCGCGGACTCGCGGGACCGCGTCGCCTGGGTGCGTGCACGGTCGCGCGGCATCACCGCGACCGATGTGGCGAGCCTCACGTCCGACCGGGCCATCGGCCGTGCCGCCGACGCCAAGCTGCTCGGCTCGGGTTTCTCGGGCAACGCCTACACCGCGCACGGACGTGCGCGTGAGCCCGAGATCGCCGGGTGGGTCGCCGCGACCCACGGCATCCAGCCCTCGTCGGCGCTCTTCCACGCCGTCGTCGAGAAGCGGCACCTCGCGACCCCCGACGGCATCGCCGTCGACGGGACGGGCCGCATCACCCTCGCCGAGATCAAGACGACGAACAAGGCCTGGCGCAGCATCCCGCGCTCGTACCTGCGTCAGGTGTGGTGGCAGCAGCACGTGCTGGGTGCCGAGCGCACCCTCGTCGCGTGGGAGCAGCACGACGGCTTCGTGCCCGTCGGCGATGAGCCGCGCTGCGCGTGGGTCGATCGCGACGAGGCCGAGATCGCGAAGCTCGTGCGCCTGGCGACCGCCCTGATCGACGAGCTGTACCTGCGCACGATGCGCTCGCGTCAGCAGCCGGAACGGATGCCTCAGCCGCCGACCACGCCGCGCGAGCCGTTCCGCGCGCTCGCCCTCGCCGACTGA
- a CDS encoding 2'-5' RNA ligase family protein — MFSVELIPDAELDRAVREDWDRLLGADLPSSGRNPAPSNRPHLTLAVRDRLDPSAFDDIADLLPVALELAGVVLLGHRDRYVLARHVVVSTPLLAIHRVVAEIAGRPEPHYSNTGVDRWTPHITLARGLTAARLATAMRLIKAPNIVGQATGARVWDADARRVTTIR; from the coding sequence GTGTTCAGCGTCGAACTGATTCCAGATGCCGAGCTCGACCGCGCGGTCCGGGAAGACTGGGATCGGCTGCTCGGGGCCGATCTGCCGAGCTCGGGACGCAATCCCGCACCGAGCAACCGTCCACACCTGACGCTCGCGGTGCGGGACCGGCTCGATCCGTCGGCGTTCGACGACATCGCCGACCTGCTCCCGGTCGCCCTTGAGCTCGCGGGAGTCGTGCTCCTGGGTCATCGAGATCGCTACGTGCTCGCGCGGCATGTCGTCGTGAGCACGCCGCTCCTGGCGATCCACCGCGTCGTCGCAGAGATCGCCGGCCGGCCCGAGCCGCACTACTCCAACACCGGGGTCGACCGGTGGACGCCGCACATCACTCTGGCCCGGGGGCTCACGGCCGCGCGGCTCGCAACAGCCATGCGGTTGATCAAGGCGCCGAACATCGTCGGGCAGGCGACGGGCGCGCGGGTGTGGGACGCCGATGCCCGGCGCGTGACCACGATCCGATGA
- a CDS encoding ABC transporter permease, which yields MTAVRRIAGKLGGLLLTLFLASVLVFFSRFLVPGDPVAFLLRGRKPSAEAVAQITAQYGLDLPPWQQYLTWVGGLLHGDLGRSLQYRQDVTVVLGERLPVTLGLVVMAGTMIAIVGLTAGALAALSRGRVADRSILIGLTVLGAVPSFVGSIVLIAVFAVQLGWFPSFGSGDGFWDTLYHLVLPSIALAIVFVVLVGKVTRSSMIDQLDREHVEVAISRGIRRGTVVRRHVFRNAVGPILTVSGMLVAGLLVSSSIVEAAFGLAGIGSLLVQSVDRLDFPVVQAIVLLVVTAFVLVNAVIDVLEPWIDPRSAAGAGAR from the coding sequence ATGACCGCCGTACGCCGGATCGCCGGCAAGCTCGGAGGTCTGCTGCTCACGCTGTTCCTGGCATCCGTCCTCGTCTTCTTCTCGCGTTTCCTGGTGCCGGGTGACCCCGTGGCGTTCCTGCTGCGCGGGCGCAAGCCGAGCGCCGAGGCCGTGGCGCAGATCACCGCGCAGTACGGACTCGACCTGCCGCCGTGGCAGCAGTACCTGACGTGGGTGGGAGGGCTTCTGCACGGCGACCTCGGCCGCTCGCTGCAGTACCGGCAGGACGTCACCGTCGTGCTCGGCGAGCGACTGCCGGTCACGCTCGGCCTCGTGGTCATGGCAGGGACGATGATCGCGATCGTCGGACTGACCGCGGGCGCGCTCGCCGCACTCTCGCGGGGGCGCGTCGCCGACCGCTCGATCCTGATCGGGCTCACCGTGCTCGGCGCCGTCCCGTCGTTCGTCGGCTCGATCGTGCTCATCGCGGTGTTCGCGGTGCAGCTCGGCTGGTTCCCCTCGTTCGGCTCGGGCGACGGATTCTGGGACACGCTGTACCACCTGGTGCTGCCCTCGATCGCCCTCGCCATCGTGTTCGTCGTGCTCGTGGGCAAGGTGACCCGCTCGTCGATGATCGACCAGCTCGACCGCGAGCACGTCGAGGTGGCGATCAGCCGCGGCATCCGGCGTGGCACGGTTGTGCGGCGTCATGTCTTCCGCAACGCCGTCGGACCGATTCTCACGGTCAGCGGGATGCTGGTGGCCGGGCTTCTCGTGTCGAGCTCCATCGTCGAGGCGGCCTTCGGCCTGGCCGGCATCGGCTCGCTGCTGGTGCAGTCGGTCGACCGCCTGGACTTCCCGGTCGTGCAGGCGATCGTCCTCCTGGTCGTCACCGCGTTCGTGCTCGTGAACGCGGTGATCGACGTCCTCGAACCCTGGATCGATCCGCGATCCGCTGCCGGAGCCGGTGCCCGATGA
- the fdhA gene encoding formaldehyde dehydrogenase, glutathione-independent, whose amino-acid sequence MSGNRAVAYKGPGEVEVVDTDYPTFELKDGPGVNPANVGRKVPHGAILKTVSTNICGSDQHMVRGRTTAPAGLVLGHEITGEVVEVGPDVEFVKVGDIVSVPFNIACGRCRNCKEGKTGICLNVNPDRPGSAYGYVDMGGWVGGQAEYVLVPYADWNLLIFPDRDQALEKILDLTMLSDIFPTGFHGAYTAGVGPGSTVYIAGAGPVGLAAAVGAQLLGAAVVIVGDLNEDRLARARSFGCETVDVSAGDPKDQIEQILGVPEVDSGVDAVGFEARGHGADASHEAPATVLNSLMDLTAAGGALGIPGLYVTGDPGGIDEAAKVGSLSLRLGLGWAKSLSFTTGQCPVMRYNRRLMMAILHDKVAIADAVGATAIGLEDAPQGYADFDQGAAKKYVLNPHGYIPST is encoded by the coding sequence ATGTCCGGCAACAGGGCGGTCGCCTACAAAGGCCCCGGCGAGGTCGAGGTCGTCGACACGGATTACCCCACGTTCGAACTGAAGGACGGTCCGGGCGTCAACCCGGCGAACGTCGGCAGGAAAGTGCCGCACGGCGCGATCCTCAAGACCGTGAGCACGAACATCTGCGGTTCCGACCAGCACATGGTGCGCGGTCGCACGACGGCGCCTGCCGGCCTGGTGCTCGGCCACGAGATCACCGGCGAGGTGGTCGAAGTCGGCCCCGACGTCGAGTTCGTCAAGGTCGGCGACATCGTCTCGGTGCCGTTCAACATCGCGTGCGGCCGCTGCCGCAACTGCAAGGAGGGCAAGACCGGCATCTGCCTCAACGTCAACCCCGACCGGCCGGGCAGCGCCTACGGCTACGTCGACATGGGCGGTTGGGTGGGCGGCCAGGCGGAGTACGTGCTCGTTCCGTACGCCGACTGGAATCTGCTGATCTTCCCCGACCGCGACCAGGCCCTGGAGAAGATCCTCGACCTGACGATGCTCTCCGACATCTTCCCCACCGGGTTCCACGGCGCGTACACCGCCGGCGTCGGCCCGGGATCGACCGTCTACATCGCGGGCGCCGGACCCGTCGGCCTTGCCGCCGCGGTGGGGGCGCAACTGCTGGGCGCGGCGGTGGTCATCGTGGGTGATCTGAACGAGGACCGTCTCGCACGGGCACGATCGTTCGGCTGCGAGACCGTCGATGTGTCCGCCGGCGACCCCAAGGACCAGATCGAGCAGATCCTCGGTGTACCCGAGGTCGACAGCGGCGTCGACGCCGTCGGGTTCGAAGCGCGCGGACACGGAGCGGATGCGTCCCACGAAGCGCCCGCGACCGTTCTCAACTCGCTCATGGATCTGACCGCGGCGGGCGGTGCGCTCGGCATCCCGGGCCTGTACGTCACCGGCGACCCGGGCGGGATCGACGAGGCCGCGAAGGTCGGGTCGCTGTCGCTGCGCCTCGGACTCGGCTGGGCGAAGTCGCTCTCCTTCACCACCGGCCAGTGCCCGGTCATGCGCTACAACCGCCGGCTTATGATGGCGATCCTCCACGACAAGGTCGCGATCGCCGATGCCGTCGGCGCCACCGCCATAGGACTCGAGGACGCCCCGCAGGGGTATGCCGACTTCGACCAGGGGGCGGCGAAGAAGTACGTGCTGAATCCTCACGGGTACATCCCGTCCACCTGA
- a CDS encoding VOC family protein — protein MSTITSDEFRAFPGVEDWRPRVTGAFALFRTGSFAAGAQLFAAIADLAEAADHHPDVDVRYATVRVRLLTHSAGGLTAKDAALAAQISQAARELDIRAETERMQDLMLAVATPDPRAALAFWKAATGFREVRDGVLFDADGRGPLIWFQPVDKPLRGRSHLDVNAPRDVIEKRLEAALAAGGVIVDDTHAPEWWTLADADGHKVDLCPWRE, from the coding sequence ATGAGCACCATCACGTCAGACGAGTTCCGCGCGTTCCCGGGTGTCGAGGACTGGCGTCCCCGCGTGACCGGCGCCTTCGCCCTGTTCCGCACGGGCAGCTTCGCGGCCGGGGCGCAGCTGTTCGCCGCGATCGCCGATCTCGCCGAGGCGGCCGACCACCATCCCGACGTCGACGTGCGCTACGCCACCGTGCGCGTGCGGCTGCTCACCCATTCGGCGGGCGGCCTGACGGCGAAGGATGCCGCGCTCGCCGCGCAGATCTCCCAGGCGGCCCGCGAGCTCGACATCCGCGCCGAGACCGAGCGGATGCAGGACCTCATGCTCGCCGTGGCGACGCCCGATCCCCGCGCCGCGCTGGCGTTCTGGAAGGCCGCGACGGGCTTCCGCGAGGTGCGCGACGGCGTGCTGTTCGATGCCGACGGCCGAGGGCCGCTCATCTGGTTCCAGCCCGTCGACAAGCCGCTGCGCGGCAGGTCGCACCTCGACGTCAACGCTCCGCGCGATGTGATCGAGAAGCGCCTCGAGGCGGCGCTCGCCGCCGGCGGCGTGATCGTCGACGACACCCACGCGCCGGAGTGGTGGACGCTCGCGGACGCCGACGGCCACAAGGTCGACCTCTGCCCGTGGCGCGAGTAG
- a CDS encoding ABC transporter ATP-binding protein → MNEHDSVAEPAAAGALEPPALHGGALLGIRDLTLDLADGARLLHGISLSVGAGETVGLVGESGSGKSLTARTVLGLLPARAVTTGDVVLGGAGVLTATAPQLRGLRRHGAAMIFQDPRAGINPMRTIGDHLTEALRLAEGWSADAARARAVELLTAVRLPRPEEHLGQYPHEFSGGMLQRVMIAGALTTSPRLLVCDEPTTALDVTTQAEIIGVLSEQRERRGMGMLFITHDLNLAASLCDRVYVMSGGRIVEQGRARDVLRDPHAEYTRRLVAATPTLFASPRTLAGNSVGDSSRQTGRRHPLTGVSSKGSESVHGHAADAGGDASARTESSVHAPMLEAIGIAKTYHRRGKEPVQAVIDATITVPRGGALGVVGESGSGKSTLARMIVGLESADRGDIRIDARARTAVPRGRRERLAHARSVQMVFQDPYLSLDPRITGGRAIEDALRLHGAAGGEKRLSASESRSRVRDLLAQVGLGEKHAAARPRTLSGGQRQRVAIARALAIEPDVLVMDEATSALDVSVQAQVLDLVDRIRRERGLTVLFISHDLAVVRRVCDETVVMRRGEIVERGRTAELLAHPQHEYTRLLIDSVPKPGWDPERAGAEVEDAGIDAGAPDGVAGDDVEAASVEEAKVEASGQAR, encoded by the coding sequence ATGAACGAACACGATTCCGTCGCCGAGCCGGCCGCGGCCGGAGCCCTCGAGCCGCCTGCGCTGCACGGCGGCGCGCTGCTCGGCATCCGTGATCTGACGCTCGACCTCGCCGACGGCGCGCGGCTGCTCCACGGCATCTCGCTCTCGGTCGGCGCGGGTGAGACGGTCGGCCTCGTCGGTGAGTCCGGCTCGGGAAAATCGCTCACGGCCCGCACCGTGCTCGGGCTCCTTCCCGCGCGCGCCGTCACCACAGGCGACGTCGTGCTCGGCGGGGCGGGCGTGCTGACCGCCACCGCGCCCCAGCTGCGCGGGCTCCGTCGCCACGGCGCCGCCATGATCTTCCAGGACCCGCGCGCCGGCATCAATCCGATGCGCACCATCGGCGACCACCTGACCGAGGCGCTGCGGCTGGCCGAGGGATGGTCGGCGGATGCCGCGAGAGCACGCGCCGTCGAACTGCTCACCGCGGTGCGCCTGCCGCGCCCCGAGGAGCACCTGGGGCAGTATCCGCACGAGTTCTCGGGCGGCATGCTGCAGCGCGTCATGATCGCGGGGGCGCTCACCACGTCGCCGCGACTGCTGGTGTGCGACGAGCCCACCACCGCCCTCGACGTCACGACGCAGGCCGAGATCATCGGCGTGCTCAGCGAACAGCGCGAACGCCGGGGCATGGGCATGCTCTTCATCACGCACGACCTCAACCTCGCCGCCTCGCTCTGCGACCGCGTCTACGTGATGAGCGGCGGGCGCATCGTCGAGCAGGGGCGCGCACGCGACGTGCTGCGCGACCCGCATGCGGAGTACACCCGCCGCCTCGTCGCCGCGACCCCGACGCTCTTCGCGAGCCCGCGGACGCTGGCCGGGAACAGCGTCGGAGACTCTTCCCGACAGACCGGTCGCCGGCATCCACTCACCGGCGTGTCGTCGAAAGGCTCCGAATCTGTGCACGGCCATGCGGCGGATGCCGGCGGTGACGCATCCGCTCGGACCGAGTCGTCCGTGCACGCGCCGATGCTCGAGGCGATCGGGATCGCCAAGACCTATCACCGCCGCGGGAAGGAGCCCGTGCAGGCGGTGATCGATGCCACGATCACCGTGCCGCGTGGCGGCGCACTCGGCGTGGTGGGGGAGTCGGGCTCGGGCAAGTCGACGCTGGCGCGCATGATCGTGGGCCTCGAGAGCGCCGACCGCGGCGACATCCGCATCGATGCACGTGCACGCACGGCGGTTCCCCGCGGCCGCCGTGAGCGACTGGCGCACGCGCGCAGCGTGCAGATGGTGTTCCAAGACCCCTATCTGTCGCTGGACCCGCGCATCACCGGGGGCCGCGCGATCGAGGACGCCCTGCGCCTGCACGGCGCCGCGGGCGGCGAGAAGCGGCTCAGCGCGTCCGAGTCGCGGTCGCGGGTGCGTGACCTTCTCGCCCAGGTGGGGCTCGGCGAGAAGCACGCGGCGGCGAGGCCCCGGACGCTGTCGGGAGGGCAGCGGCAGCGCGTCGCGATCGCGCGCGCCCTCGCGATCGAGCCGGACGTGCTGGTGATGGACGAGGCGACGAGCGCGCTCGACGTGTCGGTGCAGGCACAGGTGCTCGACCTCGTCGATCGCATCCGGCGGGAGCGCGGACTCACGGTGCTGTTCATCAGCCACGACCTGGCGGTCGTCCGGCGGGTGTGCGACGAGACCGTCGTGATGCGTCGCGGCGAGATCGTCGAGCGCGGACGCACGGCCGAGCTGCTCGCCCACCCGCAGCACGAGTACACGCGGCTGCTCATCGACTCGGTGCCGAAGCCCGGCTGGGATCCGGAGCGGGCGGGCGCCGAGGTCGAGGATGCAGGCATCGATGCGGGAGCCCCGGACGGGGTCGCCGGCGACGATGTGGAAGCCGCGTCGGTGGAGGAAGCGAAGGTCGAGGCGTCGGGACAGGCACGGTGA
- a CDS encoding heme-binding protein — protein sequence MSVTLEDARRVIAAAEKRADEIGQPMNIAVVDAGGNLVAHVRQDGAWMGSVNISINKAWTSRAFDIETKALGENSQPTQQFYGIHATNGGKVAIFAGGVPLSRDGAVVGAVGVSGGSGEQDQTVAEAGAAAF from the coding sequence ATGTCCGTCACCCTCGAAGACGCCCGTCGCGTCATCGCCGCCGCGGAGAAGCGCGCCGACGAGATCGGCCAGCCCATGAACATCGCCGTGGTCGACGCGGGAGGCAACCTGGTCGCCCACGTCCGCCAGGACGGCGCGTGGATGGGCAGCGTCAACATCTCGATCAACAAGGCCTGGACCTCGCGGGCATTCGACATCGAGACGAAGGCCCTCGGCGAGAACTCGCAGCCGACGCAGCAGTTCTACGGCATACACGCCACCAACGGCGGCAAGGTCGCGATCTTCGCCGGCGGCGTCCCCCTCTCCCGCGACGGCGCCGTCGTCGGTGCGGTGGGCGTCAGCGGCGGTTCGGGCGAACAGGACCAGACCGTCGCGGAGGCCGGCGCCGCCGCCTTCTGA
- the rplJ gene encoding 50S ribosomal protein L10, which yields MAQKEASVAELTKNFEDSTAVLLTEYRGLTVAQLKELRNSIRQDAEYAVVKNTLTKIAANNAGITSLDDDLKGPSAIAFVHGDPVSVAKGLRAFAKAHPLLVIKGGFFDGNPLSADEVNKLADLESREVLLAKLAGAMKASMTKAAYVFNALPSKAVRTVDALREKQESAA from the coding sequence ATGGCGCAGAAGGAAGCATCGGTCGCCGAGCTCACGAAGAACTTCGAGGACTCGACCGCCGTTCTGCTGACCGAGTACCGCGGTCTGACGGTTGCCCAGCTCAAGGAGCTGCGCAACAGCATTCGTCAGGACGCGGAATACGCCGTGGTGAAGAACACGCTGACCAAGATCGCCGCGAACAACGCGGGGATCACGTCGCTGGACGACGACCTCAAGGGTCCGTCGGCCATCGCGTTCGTGCACGGTGACCCGGTCTCCGTCGCGAAGGGTCTTCGTGCCTTCGCCAAGGCACACCCTCTTCTCGTGATCAAGGGTGGTTTCTTCGACGGAAACCCCCTGAGCGCTGACGAGGTCAACAAGCTCGCCGATCTCGAGAGCCGTGAAGTCCTGCTGGCGAAGCTCGCCGGTGCGATGAAGGCCTCGATGACCAAGGCGGCATACGTCTTCAACGCGCTCCCGTCGAAGGCCGTCCGCACGGTCGACGCGCTGCGCGAGAAGCAGGAGTCCGCGGCCTGA